The nucleotide window GTTGACTCCATTCAAACGGTCAGTTCCTGAGTTTCTTCCAGATCCTTGCCGATCAGAAAGAGGCGCGAGAGATAACGAATGAAGGTGCCCGCAACGCCACCCACGTAATTGATGCTGCTGAAATAAACCGAAGCCGCATCCATTCCGGATACACGGGCATGATAAAGCGCGAGAAGAGGCAGGAGGAGATAGCAGGTTATTTCCGTGATAAGCCCCATGCGAAAAGTTTTACGCAGAACACTCTCCGTAAAATAACGACCTGCTTCGAATTCCTTCAGAATGCTGATCATGATTCCCGTCATGACCACAAAAAGCATAAGACTCACATCCATCGCACTCAGGGAAATGCCGCCATGCGGCGTCGGGTAAACATTGGCCGCCATATCCCGGCTGGCTTCCCTCAGTCCTTCCACAAAGCCGGAAAACATTTCGCGCAGGGCGAGCAGAATAAGAATGAGCATCACGAAGCGCAGAATCAGGCGGGATCGACGAAAGGTATGAGGAATCTTTTTTAGCTGGGACATGGTGAATCTCCTTGGTGACCATGAATGCTTTTTATCTAGCCCAGCCCATCTCATTACGCAATAAAAAATTATCGTTATTCGATAACTTTTTACCCCAAAGCATGAATTACATCCCAGAACGGCACCCCTAAAACAACCGCCCGGTGGCGGACATTTCATGCAACGCTTGAATACTTCTAGGGAACAGTGGGAGCCGGTGTTATGAGTTTCAGCATAACGCGCGAACGCTGATTGATAAGGAGAAGCACTATGAAATTCCTCGCCCAGCTTTTATTCGCTTTGACCGTCATGAGCCAGGCCGCCCAGATTCAAGCCACGACCTGGCGTTCGGAATTTGAATGTTTTGTGAAGCTGCATTACACGCAGCTTGCTTACGGAAAAACAGTCTGCCATGTGATGGCGCATATCGGAGTCGAGCAATGGAAAGGCGCGATCTGGATGGGCGCCACTCCGGAAACGGAATGGGCCAACGTTCAGGATGTGCCGCTGAAGCGTGAAGGCCAGGCGTTCCTGGGTCAAGCCGTTCTGAAAGGCGAAACCGGCAAAATCGGGCCGTATTTTAAAGATTTCGTGGTTCAGTATTGGGTGAACTTTGAAGATGGCACGAGCTTCATCAGTCCCGTTTATCCCATCACTGTAAAAACGACCCGGAGCACCTACTCCTGGGAGGACTATGAAAAAGCGCGCACGACTCTGATCGAGCAATCGAATCTGCAGCCCTTCTGGGAGAGCACAAGCTGTGAGCAGATCGAGAAGATCACCCTGGGCTAAGCCCGCCCCACACCGCCTCCCCAGGAAAATTTTACCTGGGGTCTGTCCCTGATGCTCGGTACGTATTATTATGTATAAATCAGGCACACAAGAAAGAACGATAGATGTTTGTAGCCCCAGGGTGTTTCACCCTCGGGGTTTAATTCCTTCCCCTATCTGAACCCGCCAGATTACGAGCTCATCGCGCACCGCTCACCCGAAGCGTCCACCAAAGGCACGAGAATATCATACTCCAGCGCTGGCTTCATGAGCCGGTCGTTTTCCATAACTTCCCCTCATCGCCCGGGCGGACACGGCCGTCAGGGGCTGACAGACGCTGCAGTA belongs to Oligoflexus sp. and includes:
- a CDS encoding DUF2975 domain-containing protein, translating into MSQLKKIPHTFRRSRLILRFVMLILILLALREMFSGFVEGLREASRDMAANVYPTPHGGISLSAMDVSLMLFVVMTGIMISILKEFEAGRYFTESVLRKTFRMGLITEITCYLLLPLLALYHARVSGMDAASVYFSSINYVGGVAGTFIRYLSRLFLIGKDLEETQELTV